In a single window of the Streptomyces cinnabarinus genome:
- a CDS encoding amino acid permease translates to MTSTGDPGNGLQAGLKNRHLSMIAIGGVIGAGLFVGSSSGIATAGPGILLSYALVGTLVVLVMRMLGEMSAANPTSGSFSAHADRALGSWAGFSIGWLYWFFWVVVLAVEATAGAVILEGWIPAVPQWAWALIVMVVLTATNLVSVGSYGEFEFWFAGIKVVAIGAFIVVGGLAVFGLLPGVDAEQAGLANLTEHSGFLPNGPGAILTGVLLVVFSFMGSEIATLAAGESEDPQRAVTKSTNSIIWRIGVFYLGSIFVVVTLLPWDSKAIAEDGSYVAALDSLGIAHAGQIMNFIVLTSVLSCLNSGLYTASRMAFSLGQRGDAPKAFAKTTGRGVPVVAIMASVVFGFVAVFFNYKFPDSVFLFLVNSSGAVALFVWLVICFSQLRMRKIIERESPEKLVVRMWLYPYLTWAAAALIVFVLGYMLTDTEHDGRKTVLLSLLVAAVVLAIAFIKDKVKGKGGRTGAPAVKVRVESELDADEVNVG, encoded by the coding sequence ATGACCTCCACCGGCGACCCCGGTAACGGCCTGCAGGCAGGGCTCAAGAACCGCCATCTGTCGATGATCGCCATCGGCGGTGTCATCGGCGCCGGACTCTTCGTCGGGTCCTCCTCCGGCATCGCCACCGCCGGCCCCGGCATCCTCCTGTCGTACGCGCTCGTCGGCACGCTCGTGGTGCTGGTGATGCGGATGCTCGGCGAGATGTCCGCCGCGAACCCCACGTCCGGCTCCTTCTCCGCCCACGCGGACCGCGCGCTCGGCAGCTGGGCCGGGTTCTCCATCGGCTGGCTGTACTGGTTCTTCTGGGTGGTCGTGCTCGCGGTCGAGGCGACCGCCGGCGCGGTGATCCTGGAGGGCTGGATCCCGGCCGTCCCGCAATGGGCCTGGGCGCTCATCGTGATGGTCGTGCTGACCGCCACCAACCTGGTCTCCGTCGGCTCCTACGGCGAGTTCGAGTTCTGGTTCGCCGGTATCAAGGTCGTCGCCATCGGCGCCTTCATCGTGGTCGGCGGGCTCGCCGTCTTCGGTCTGCTGCCGGGCGTCGACGCCGAGCAGGCGGGTCTGGCCAACCTCACCGAGCACAGCGGGTTCCTGCCCAACGGACCGGGCGCGATCCTCACCGGTGTGCTGCTCGTCGTCTTCTCCTTCATGGGCAGCGAGATCGCCACGCTGGCCGCCGGTGAGTCCGAGGACCCGCAGCGGGCCGTCACCAAGTCGACCAACAGCATCATCTGGCGTATCGGCGTCTTCTACCTGGGCTCGATCTTCGTGGTCGTCACCCTGCTGCCCTGGGACTCCAAGGCGATCGCCGAGGACGGCTCCTACGTCGCCGCGCTGGACTCCCTCGGAATCGCGCACGCCGGTCAGATCATGAACTTCATCGTGCTGACCTCGGTGCTGTCCTGTCTGAACTCCGGTCTGTACACCGCCTCCCGGATGGCCTTCTCGCTCGGCCAGCGCGGGGACGCGCCCAAGGCGTTCGCGAAGACCACGGGCCGGGGTGTGCCGGTCGTCGCGATCATGGCGTCGGTCGTGTTCGGCTTCGTCGCGGTGTTCTTCAACTACAAGTTCCCGGACTCCGTCTTCCTCTTCCTGGTCAACTCCTCCGGCGCCGTCGCGCTCTTCGTGTGGCTGGTGATCTGCTTCTCGCAGCTGCGCATGCGGAAGATCATCGAGCGGGAGTCGCCCGAGAAGCTGGTCGTGCGGATGTGGCTGTACCCGTACCTGACCTGGGCCGCGGCCGCACTGATCGTGTTCGTGCTCGGCTACATGCTGACCGACACCGAGCACGACGGCCGTAAGACGGTGCTGCTGTCGCTGCTGGTCGCGGCGGTCGTCCTGGCCATCGCCTTCATCAAGGACAAGGTGAAGGGCAAGGGCGGCCGGACGGGCGCCCCGGCCGTGAAGGTCCGGGTCGAGAGCGAGCTCGACGCGGACGAGGTCAACGTCGGCTGA
- a CDS encoding serine/threonine protein kinase codes for MTGRYRLVESIGQGGMGRVWRAADEILDRPVAIKEMRIDGLDAEDTRTRRERTLREARATARIDHPNVVRVYDVVDEGERLWIVMELVAGRSLERLIVEDGPLSPSEAARIGLGLVAALRQVHERGVLHRDIKPGNVLVETGARRVVLTDFGIAAIQDAKALTMVGMLVGSPDYMAPERISGRPQGPPSDIWSLGATLCAALGGRSPFSRDTTLATLHAVLYEEPELPPGTGPLTAVLAALLEKEPDTRPSLTDLEDALHPIAFPAPTPTVTVGTPGEPQGDTGQPETAAPAPSVGPEWPEAAAPEGTGEPQTAASVGTTEPDPAEPPRSEQPTPGPDPRDLAPPEPADTPPTEAPRAEPPEDPRPTRDFGRRAIPRTPNASTEAASEARSEVRSEVGSETPAPHPRAGASSTTGVSLIRTETGTETDTETRARAASETKPAAVQNAEAETEHRPAPTRAATPTPVPTPTPSATPDAHPTSPGELPGPAVPTPRPARRHRPGVLAAVGLVTVGAVVAVVLVLNSGSPDDDKAGGSTPSSASSAAQNSPSPTVEGTSRPQSLPPGARTEAGGFAWVTPEGWRRDVKTGAEVHYTSPDGKQELVAKSSLARGDLMETWETSEQNAHQGQAYRKIRLEETTFRGYPAVEWEYTFTLKGVPWHARLLGFNEKGKSYQINTWYQPDIETEALRTYEEVKDSFTIL; via the coding sequence GTGACCGGACGCTATCGACTGGTCGAGAGTATCGGCCAGGGCGGAATGGGGCGGGTGTGGCGAGCGGCCGACGAAATACTCGACCGCCCGGTGGCGATCAAGGAAATGCGGATAGACGGTCTCGACGCCGAGGACACCCGCACCCGCCGTGAACGCACCCTGCGCGAGGCCCGCGCCACCGCCCGCATCGACCACCCCAACGTGGTGCGCGTGTACGACGTGGTGGACGAGGGCGAACGGCTCTGGATCGTCATGGAGTTGGTGGCCGGCCGCTCCCTGGAACGCCTCATCGTGGAGGACGGGCCGCTGAGCCCCTCGGAGGCCGCGCGCATCGGGCTGGGCCTGGTGGCGGCGCTGCGCCAGGTGCACGAACGGGGCGTGCTGCACCGGGACATCAAGCCCGGCAACGTCCTGGTGGAGACGGGCGCGAGGCGCGTGGTCCTCACGGACTTCGGCATCGCGGCGATCCAGGACGCCAAGGCCCTGACCATGGTGGGCATGCTGGTCGGCTCCCCCGACTACATGGCCCCCGAGCGCATCTCCGGCCGCCCCCAGGGGCCGCCGTCGGACATCTGGTCCCTGGGCGCCACGCTGTGCGCGGCCCTGGGCGGCCGGTCCCCGTTCTCCCGCGACACCACGCTGGCGACCTTGCACGCGGTCCTGTACGAGGAGCCGGAACTCCCGCCCGGTACCGGCCCGTTGACCGCCGTCCTGGCCGCCCTGCTGGAGAAGGAGCCGGACACCCGCCCGAGCCTCACGGACCTGGAGGACGCCCTCCACCCCATCGCCTTCCCCGCACCCACACCCACTGTGACGGTGGGTACTCCGGGGGAGCCCCAGGGGGACACCGGGCAGCCGGAGACGGCGGCACCGGCGCCCTCCGTCGGCCCGGAGTGGCCGGAGGCGGCCGCCCCGGAAGGGACCGGGGAGCCGCAGACGGCGGCCTCGGTCGGGACGACGGAGCCGGACCCGGCGGAGCCACCGCGGTCCGAACAGCCCACCCCCGGACCCGACCCCAGGGACCTCGCTCCCCCCGAGCCCGCCGACACCCCACCCACCGAGGCACCCCGGGCGGAACCTCCCGAAGACCCCCGTCCCACCCGCGACTTCGGGCGCCGCGCGATTCCTCGTACCCCCAACGCCTCCACCGAGGCCGCCTCCGAGGCGCGGTCCGAGGTCCGTTCCGAGGTCGGTTCCGAGACGCCCGCCCCTCATCCCCGGGCCGGCGCCTCCTCCACCACGGGCGTCTCCCTCATCCGCACGGAGACGGGCACGGAGACGGACACGGAGACCCGGGCGCGGGCGGCGTCCGAGACCAAACCGGCAGCCGTACAGAACGCCGAGGCCGAGACGGAGCACCGCCCGGCACCCACCCGAGCGGCCACTCCCACGCCCGTTCCCACGCCCACCCCCAGCGCCACCCCCGACGCCCACCCCACGTCCCCGGGCGAACTCCCCGGCCCCGCGGTCCCCACCCCCCGTCCCGCGCGCCGCCACCGTCCCGGAGTTCTCGCCGCCGTCGGCCTGGTCACCGTCGGAGCGGTCGTGGCCGTCGTGCTGGTGCTGAACTCGGGCTCGCCGGACGACGACAAGGCGGGCGGCTCGACGCCCTCGTCCGCGTCCTCGGCCGCCCAGAACTCCCCGTCGCCCACTGTGGAGGGCACCTCCCGCCCGCAGTCCCTGCCGCCGGGAGCGCGCACCGAGGCCGGGGGGTTCGCCTGGGTCACCCCCGAGGGCTGGCGGCGGGACGTGAAGACCGGCGCGGAGGTGCACTACACCTCGCCCGACGGTAAGCAGGAGCTGGTCGCCAAGTCCTCCCTCGCCCGCGGCGACCTGATGGAGACCTGGGAGACCTCGGAGCAGAACGCCCACCAGGGGCAGGCGTACCGGAAGATCCGGCTGGAGGAGACGACGTTCCGCGGCTATCCGGCGGTCGAGTGGGAGTACACCTTCACGCTCAAGGGCGTCCCCTGGCACGCCCGGCTGCTGGGCTTCAATGAGAAGGGGAAGTCGTACCAGATCAACACCTGGTACCAGCCGGACATCGAGACCGAGGCGCTGCGGACGTACGAAGAGGTGAAGGACAGCTTCACCATCCTGTAG
- a CDS encoding LPXTG cell wall anchor domain-containing protein, with amino-acid sequence MSSRRRTTIAGSLVAASFSAVMILPFTAAADDEGPQSSKGGKAVDEAPAGVELTTTLPEKISVDNASQETAITATVKNEGTEESGEIRLLVVGFDGLTVNNVQGCSKIAEGDLPEGSNSGFACAVDNLAAGDSKSYDVDATYDLSKTGKICLPVQTASGDKTYWQQGPVPFGTTNPSPNAPATPLLLGTDNQPVAPGGDELPKTGAERDVLPLGAAGAALIAAGAAGLWWSQFRRPVRQES; translated from the coding sequence ATGAGTTCTCGTCGTAGGACGACCATCGCGGGATCGCTGGTTGCAGCATCTTTTTCGGCAGTGATGATCCTTCCGTTCACCGCCGCCGCGGATGACGAGGGACCTCAGAGCAGCAAGGGGGGAAAGGCCGTCGACGAGGCACCGGCGGGCGTGGAACTGACCACGACTCTGCCCGAGAAGATCTCGGTCGACAACGCGTCGCAGGAAACGGCGATCACCGCGACGGTGAAAAACGAAGGGACCGAGGAGAGCGGAGAGATCAGGCTTTTGGTCGTCGGATTCGACGGCCTGACGGTCAATAACGTTCAGGGCTGTTCAAAGATTGCCGAAGGCGATCTCCCGGAAGGTTCGAACAGCGGATTCGCCTGTGCGGTGGACAATCTCGCGGCCGGTGACTCGAAGTCGTACGACGTCGATGCGACGTACGACCTGAGCAAGACGGGCAAGATCTGCCTGCCCGTCCAGACCGCGTCGGGTGACAAGACGTACTGGCAGCAGGGCCCGGTGCCGTTCGGCACGACGAACCCCTCGCCGAACGCCCCCGCCACCCCGCTGCTGCTGGGCACCGACAACCAGCCGGTGGCGCCCGGCGGTGACGAACTGCCCAAGACCGGTGCCGAACGCGACGTCCTGCCGCTGGGCGCGGCCGGGGCGGCTCTGATCGCGGCGGGCGCGGCCGGACTGTGGTGGTCGCAGTTCCGGCGGCCGGTGCGGCAGGAGAGCTGA
- a CDS encoding biotin transporter BioY, with product MSTAAVATPVRTGQVLADLLPASRVRDLALVVGGAALTGLAAQLSVPVPGSPVPVTGQTFAALLVGTTLGASRGVAALALYALAGLAGVPWFANGSHGLSVSFGYILGMLLASAAVGALARRGADRSMLRTAGTMLLGEAIIYAIGVPYLALAAGMSASAAIAAGLTPFLVGDAVKAALAMGLLPTAWKLLKK from the coding sequence ATGAGCACCGCCGCTGTCGCCACCCCCGTCCGCACCGGACAGGTCCTCGCCGACCTGCTCCCCGCCTCCCGTGTCCGGGACCTGGCGCTGGTGGTCGGCGGTGCCGCGCTCACCGGGCTGGCCGCTCAGCTCTCCGTGCCGGTGCCGGGCTCTCCGGTCCCGGTGACCGGCCAGACCTTCGCCGCGCTGCTCGTCGGCACCACCCTCGGCGCGAGCCGCGGTGTCGCGGCGCTCGCCCTGTACGCGCTGGCGGGCCTCGCCGGTGTCCCGTGGTTCGCGAACGGCAGCCACGGCCTCAGCGTCTCTTTCGGCTACATCCTCGGCATGCTCCTCGCCTCCGCCGCCGTCGGCGCCCTGGCCCGCCGCGGCGCCGACCGCTCGATGCTGCGCACGGCCGGCACGATGCTGCTCGGCGAGGCGATCATCTACGCGATCGGCGTCCCGTACCTGGCCCTGGCGGCCGGTATGTCGGCCTCCGCCGCCATCGCGGCCGGCCTGACGCCGTTCCTCGTCGGCGACGCCGTCAAGGCGGCCCTGGCGATGGGTCTGCTGCCCACCGCCTGGAAGCTGCTCAAGAAGTGA
- a CDS encoding amino acid permease, with amino-acid sequence MPSTTVETPPQQDGVTLSHGLKQRHLSMIALGGVIGAGLFVGSGAGIAAAGPSIVVAYAISGLLVMLVMRMLGEMSAAYPSSGSFSAHAERAIGPWAGFTAGWSFWVLLCTAVGLEGIGAAKIVTGWLPGTPEWAWVALFMVVFCGANLAAVKNFGEFEFWFAALKVGAISLFLVLGGLAIFGVLPGTDSPGTANLTDFLPNGGEGLIIGLLASVFAYGGMETVTIAAAESENPVKGVASAVRTAMWRIALFYIGSMAVIVTLVPWDSKEVAEKGPYVAALDELGIPGAGQLMNVVVLVALLSAMNANIYGSSRIAYSLVQRGQGPKALGRVTSGVPRIAVLASSVFGFVCVLLSYWRPDDVFPWLLNMIGAVILVVWIFIAVSQLRLRARLDREAPEKLTVRMWAFPVLTWVALAGMVAIFVLMAREPDTRVQLYSTGGMTLFLAVVGYAWQRARAAQG; translated from the coding sequence ATGCCCAGCACCACAGTCGAGACGCCGCCGCAGCAGGACGGTGTCACCCTCTCCCACGGCCTCAAGCAGCGCCATCTGTCGATGATCGCCCTCGGTGGTGTCATCGGCGCCGGTCTGTTCGTGGGCTCCGGCGCCGGTATCGCCGCCGCCGGGCCCTCGATCGTCGTCGCCTACGCCATATCCGGCCTCCTCGTGATGCTGGTGATGCGGATGCTCGGCGAGATGTCGGCCGCCTATCCCTCCTCCGGCTCCTTCTCGGCGCACGCCGAGCGGGCGATCGGGCCCTGGGCCGGGTTCACCGCGGGCTGGTCCTTCTGGGTCCTGCTCTGCACGGCGGTCGGCCTGGAGGGCATCGGCGCCGCGAAGATCGTCACCGGCTGGCTGCCCGGCACGCCGGAGTGGGCGTGGGTGGCGCTGTTCATGGTGGTGTTCTGCGGCGCGAACCTCGCCGCCGTGAAGAACTTCGGCGAGTTCGAGTTCTGGTTCGCAGCCCTTAAGGTCGGCGCGATCAGCCTCTTCCTGGTGCTGGGCGGACTGGCCATCTTCGGCGTCCTGCCGGGCACCGACTCCCCCGGCACCGCCAACCTGACCGACTTCCTGCCCAACGGTGGTGAGGGCCTGATCATCGGCCTGCTCGCCTCGGTCTTCGCGTACGGCGGCATGGAGACGGTGACCATCGCCGCCGCCGAGTCGGAGAACCCGGTCAAGGGCGTGGCGAGCGCGGTCCGTACCGCGATGTGGCGGATCGCGCTGTTCTACATCGGCTCGATGGCGGTCATCGTCACCCTGGTCCCCTGGGACTCCAAGGAGGTCGCCGAGAAGGGCCCGTACGTCGCGGCCCTCGACGAACTCGGCATCCCCGGCGCCGGCCAGCTGATGAACGTGGTCGTGCTGGTGGCCCTGCTGTCCGCGATGAACGCCAACATCTACGGCTCCTCGCGCATCGCCTACTCCCTGGTCCAGCGCGGCCAGGGCCCGAAGGCGCTGGGCCGGGTGACCTCCGGCGTCCCGCGGATCGCCGTCCTCGCCTCCTCGGTGTTCGGCTTCGTCTGCGTGCTGCTCAGCTACTGGCGTCCGGACGACGTCTTCCCCTGGCTGCTGAACATGATCGGCGCGGTCATCCTCGTCGTCTGGATCTTCATCGCGGTCTCCCAACTCCGCCTGCGCGCCCGCCTGGACCGCGAGGCCCCCGAGAAGCTGACGGTGCGCATGTGGGCGTTCCCGGTGCTGACGTGGGTCGCGCTGGCGGGAATGGTCGCGATCTTCGTGCTGATGGCGCGGGAGCCGGACACCCGGGTGCAGCTCTACTCGACCGGCGGGATGACGCTGTTCCTGGCGGTTGTGGGGTACGCCTGGCAGCGGGCGCGCGCCGCGCAGGGCTGA
- a CDS encoding SAM-dependent methyltransferase, whose translation MTEIDTSVPHSARIWNYWLGGKDNYPVDEAAGDAYTAVFPGIVTIARGSRAFLGRTIRYLVREAGVRQFLDVGTGLPTVDNTHEVAQRLAPEARIVYVDNDPLVLTHARALLTSTPEGVTSYENLSLYEPERIIEAAARTLDLTRPTALILSGILGHVPDHAEACALVHRLLAGLPSGSHLSVNDGSRGTDPAYEEAQDAYNESGAVPYFLRPVAEIEAYFEGLELVDPGVVSVPLWRPYEPTLAPIGQHGGLARKP comes from the coding sequence ATGACGGAGATCGACACCTCGGTACCCCACTCGGCCCGCATCTGGAACTACTGGCTCGGCGGCAAGGACAACTACCCGGTGGACGAGGCTGCCGGTGACGCCTACACCGCCGTCTTCCCCGGCATCGTCACCATCGCCCGCGGCAGCCGTGCCTTCCTCGGCCGCACCATCCGGTACCTGGTGCGGGAGGCGGGCGTCCGCCAGTTCCTGGACGTCGGCACCGGCCTGCCCACCGTCGACAACACCCATGAGGTGGCACAGCGCCTCGCACCGGAGGCGAGGATCGTCTACGTCGACAACGACCCCTTGGTCCTCACCCACGCCCGCGCCCTGCTCACCTCCACACCCGAGGGAGTGACGTCGTACGAGAACCTGAGCCTGTACGAGCCCGAGCGGATCATCGAGGCGGCCGCCCGCACCCTGGACCTCACCCGGCCCACGGCCCTGATCCTCAGCGGCATCCTCGGCCATGTGCCCGACCACGCCGAGGCCTGCGCCCTGGTCCACCGTCTGCTCGCGGGCCTGCCCTCGGGGAGTCACCTCTCCGTCAACGACGGTTCCCGGGGCACCGATCCCGCCTACGAGGAGGCGCAGGACGCCTACAACGAGTCCGGTGCCGTCCCGTACTTCCTGCGTCCCGTGGCGGAGATCGAGGCGTACTTCGAGGGCCTGGAGCTGGTCGACCCGGGAGTCGTCTCGGTACCGCTGTGGCGCCCGTACGAACCGACCCTGGCCCCGATCGGGCAGCACGGCGGCCTGGCCCGTAAGCCGTAA
- a CDS encoding histidine phosphatase family protein: MTATLLLTRHGQTIWHAENRYAGITDVPLTETGHVQAQSLAHWIYTHPVDAIWTSPLSRAVATAQPACTALALTPHQDHDLRECDFGVVEGRTLAEFEAENPAAAQAFREDPVSNPFPGAEDPRSAAHRGAIALRRIAIAHQGERVLVVAHNTLLRLVLCTLLKIPAQNYRRVLPRLRNTAITEVRMNSEGAAALMSLNVPCE, from the coding sequence ATGACCGCCACCCTCCTCCTCACCCGCCACGGCCAGACAATCTGGCACGCCGAAAACCGCTACGCGGGAATCACCGACGTCCCCCTGACAGAGACCGGCCACGTCCAAGCACAGTCCCTGGCCCACTGGATCTACACCCACCCCGTGGACGCCATCTGGACCTCTCCCCTCTCCCGAGCGGTGGCCACCGCCCAGCCCGCCTGCACGGCACTCGCCCTCACCCCCCACCAGGACCACGACCTCCGAGAGTGCGACTTCGGCGTAGTGGAAGGAAGAACGCTCGCCGAGTTCGAGGCGGAGAACCCGGCCGCGGCACAGGCATTCCGGGAAGACCCCGTGTCAAACCCCTTCCCCGGCGCCGAGGACCCGCGCTCCGCGGCACACCGAGGCGCCATCGCCCTACGCCGTATCGCCATCGCCCACCAGGGCGAACGAGTCCTCGTCGTAGCCCACAACACCCTGCTCCGCCTGGTCCTGTGCACGCTGCTGAAGATCCCCGCACAGAACTACCGCCGAGTCCTCCCGCGCCTGCGCAACACGGCGATCACCGAAGTCCGGATGAACTCCGAAGGAGCCGCCGCACTGATGTCCCTGAACGTGCCCTGCGAGTAG
- a CDS encoding FGGY-family carbohydrate kinase: MTAWLGIDLGTQSVRVLLVEADGTVLGSGSAPLGGRRDGVRHEQDPGRWWDGVCAAAGAALQGRARTRIGGLAVCGTSGTVLLTDGAGRPMSPALMYDDARAAEEAARARAVGLAVQDTWALPKALWLLRAYGPGRITHQPDVIVSLLTGEPPPADSSHALKTGYDLERDSWPTRFPPDLPESALPEVVRPGTRLGEVSPTAAEATGIPAGTPVVAGMTDGCAAQIASGALRPGSWNSVLGTTLVLKGASPTPVRDPTGVVYNHRAPDGGWLPGGASGVGAGILTAAFPAADPAAMDARAAAHEPSGAISYPLVSPGERFPFLAPSATSLLLGEPENDADLWAALLQGVAFTERLCLDYLHHLGAPLDGPLTFTGGAARSRYWNQLRTDILGRAAHVPREPEPALGMAALAAYGTGGVAGSLADVAEGMVRAGVVTTPRPDRTARFMEPYARLVDELEARGWLPEPAATHARERLG; this comes from the coding sequence ATGACGGCTTGGCTCGGGATCGACCTCGGCACGCAGAGCGTCCGGGTGCTGCTGGTCGAGGCCGACGGGACCGTCCTCGGCTCCGGCTCCGCCCCGCTCGGCGGGCGCCGGGACGGGGTGCGGCACGAGCAGGACCCCGGGCGGTGGTGGGACGGCGTGTGCGCGGCGGCCGGTGCCGCGCTCCAGGGCCGGGCACGGACCCGGATCGGCGGGCTCGCGGTGTGCGGCACCTCCGGCACGGTGCTCCTGACGGACGGCGCCGGCCGCCCGATGAGCCCCGCGCTGATGTACGACGACGCCCGCGCGGCCGAGGAGGCGGCCCGGGCACGGGCGGTGGGCCTGGCGGTGCAGGACACCTGGGCACTGCCGAAGGCCCTGTGGCTCCTGCGTGCATACGGCCCCGGCCGGATCACCCACCAGCCGGACGTCATCGTCTCCCTGCTCACCGGTGAACCGCCCCCGGCGGACTCCAGCCACGCCCTGAAGACCGGCTACGACCTGGAACGGGACAGCTGGCCCACGCGGTTCCCGCCGGACCTGCCCGAGAGTGCGCTGCCCGAAGTCGTCCGCCCCGGCACCCGGCTCGGCGAGGTCTCCCCGACCGCCGCCGAGGCCACCGGCATCCCGGCCGGCACCCCCGTCGTCGCCGGGATGACCGACGGCTGCGCGGCCCAGATCGCCTCCGGCGCCCTGCGCCCCGGCTCCTGGAACTCGGTGCTCGGCACCACCCTGGTCCTCAAGGGCGCCTCCCCGACCCCGGTCCGCGACCCCACCGGCGTGGTCTACAACCACCGTGCGCCGGACGGTGGTTGGCTTCCCGGCGGCGCCTCCGGCGTGGGCGCGGGCATCCTCACGGCGGCGTTCCCGGCCGCGGACCCGGCGGCGATGGACGCACGGGCGGCGGCGCACGAACCCTCCGGGGCGATCAGCTACCCGTTGGTGTCACCGGGAGAGCGATTCCCTTTCCTGGCCCCGTCGGCAACCTCGCTGCTCCTGGGGGAGCCGGAGAACGACGCCGACCTGTGGGCGGCTCTCCTCCAGGGCGTCGCCTTCACGGAACGGCTCTGCCTGGACTACCTGCACCACTTGGGCGCCCCGCTGGACGGCCCCCTCACGTTCACGGGCGGCGCCGCCCGCAGTCGCTACTGGAACCAACTCCGCACGGACATCCTGGGCCGCGCGGCCCACGTCCCGAGGGAACCGGAGCCGGCGTTGGGGATGGCGGCGCTGGCGGCGTACGGGACGGGAGGGGTGGCGGGTTCGTTGGCGGATGTGGCGGAGGGGATGGTGCGCGCGGGGGTGGTGACGACCCCTCGCCCGGATCGGACGGCGAGGTTCATGGAGCCGTACGCCAGGCTGGTGGACGAGCTGGAGGCAAGGGGATGGCTGCCGGAGCCGGCGGCAACACACGCACGCGAGCGTCTCGGGTAG
- a CDS encoding ABC transporter substrate-binding protein: MDTHAHDRRRFLALGAALAAAPLLPACGAGFGGDDKQGDGSAADDVTGSFDWRREKGTTVKALLNKHPYTEALIADLKSFTEQTGIKVEYDVFPEDNYFDKLTVDLSSGRASYDVFMLGAYMVWQYGPPGWLEDLGPWMANSSATGGEWDQDDFFPNLLQADQWSLRAGAPLGRGGQYALPWGWETNVVAYNQDVFERLGLRPAETFDELREIAGTIKRKAPGAGFDGMYGIAVRGSRSWATIHPGFMTMYARNGLRDFTVSGEKLTPAMNTPEAVAFTEDWADMVRRGGPPSWTSYTWYQCSSDLGARKAGMLFDADTAAYFQAVEGASPASGRIAFHPGPKGPDGSLATNMWIWSLGMNAKSRRKSASWLFLQWATGKEHLRKGAITHNHIDPVRRSIAEDGAYKDKMKGLPGFIETFETVVDQTKIQFTPQAQFFDATTSWASALQEIYGGAGAESVLDELADGLADKVG, from the coding sequence ATGGACACGCACGCGCACGACCGCCGCCGCTTTCTCGCCCTGGGCGCCGCCCTCGCCGCGGCCCCGCTGCTGCCGGCCTGCGGTGCCGGGTTCGGCGGGGACGACAAGCAGGGGGACGGCTCGGCCGCCGACGATGTCACCGGCTCCTTCGACTGGCGGCGGGAGAAGGGCACGACGGTCAAGGCGCTGCTCAACAAGCACCCGTACACCGAGGCCCTGATCGCCGACCTGAAGTCGTTCACCGAACAGACCGGGATCAAGGTCGAGTACGACGTCTTCCCCGAGGACAACTACTTCGACAAGCTCACCGTCGACCTGTCCAGCGGGCGCGCCTCCTACGACGTCTTCATGCTCGGCGCCTACATGGTGTGGCAGTACGGGCCGCCGGGGTGGCTGGAGGACCTCGGGCCCTGGATGGCCAACTCCTCGGCCACCGGAGGCGAATGGGACCAGGACGACTTCTTCCCCAATCTGCTCCAGGCCGACCAGTGGTCGCTGAGGGCCGGTGCCCCGCTCGGCCGGGGCGGGCAGTACGCGCTGCCGTGGGGCTGGGAGACGAACGTGGTCGCCTACAACCAGGACGTGTTCGAGCGGCTCGGCCTCAGGCCCGCCGAGACCTTCGACGAGCTGCGCGAGATCGCCGGCACGATCAAGCGGAAGGCGCCGGGCGCGGGCTTCGATGGCATGTACGGGATCGCCGTACGCGGCTCGCGGAGCTGGGCGACCATCCACCCCGGGTTCATGACGATGTACGCCCGGAACGGTCTGCGGGACTTCACGGTCAGCGGTGAGAAGCTCACACCCGCCATGAACACCCCCGAGGCCGTGGCCTTCACGGAGGACTGGGCCGACATGGTCAGGCGGGGCGGGCCGCCGTCCTGGACGTCGTACACCTGGTACCAGTGCTCCAGCGATCTCGGGGCGAGGAAGGCCGGGATGCTGTTCGACGCGGACACGGCCGCCTACTTCCAGGCGGTCGAGGGGGCCAGTCCCGCCTCCGGGAGGATCGCCTTCCATCCGGGGCCGAAGGGTCCGGACGGGTCGCTCGCCACCAACATGTGGATCTGGTCGCTCGGCATGAACGCCAAGAGCAGGCGCAAGAGCGCCAGTTGGCTGTTCCTGCAGTGGGCGACCGGCAAGGAGCACTTACGCAAGGGTGCGATCACGCACAACCACATCGACCCGGTGCGCAGGTCCATCGCCGAGGACGGCGCCTACAAGGACAAGATGAAGGGCCTGCCCGGCTTCATCGAGACCTTCGAGACGGTCGTCGACCAGACGAAGATCCAGTTCACTCCGCAGGCGCAGTTCTTCGACGCCACCACCAGCTGGGCCTCGGCCCTCCAGGAGATCTACGGCGGCGCCGGTGCCGAGTCGGTCCTGGACGAGCTGGCGGACGGTCTCGCCGACAAGGTCGGATGA